One window of Camelina sativa cultivar DH55 chromosome 4, Cs, whole genome shotgun sequence genomic DNA carries:
- the LOC104780009 gene encoding LOB domain-containing protein 25 encodes MSNYTNSPCAACKFLRRKCTSDCVFAPYFPPEEPTKFANVHRIFGASNVSKILQEVAPHQREDAVNSLAYEAEARLKDPVYGCVGAISVLQRQVLRLQRELEETNADLMRYASCLGGETTSAYGGRRG; translated from the coding sequence ATGTCGAACTACACAAATTCACCGTGTGCAGCATGCAAATTCCTCCGGCGTAAATGCACATCAGACTGCGTATTCGCACCCTATTTTCCGCCGGAGGAACCTACAAAGTTTGCGAACGTCCACCGGATATTCGGGGCAAGTAATGTGAGCAAGATCCTTCAAGAAGTGGCTCCGCATCAGCGGGAAGACGCGGTGAACTCGCTGGCTTACGAGGCGGAGGCAAGGCTTAAAGATCCAGTGTATGGCTGCGTTGGGGCGATCTCGGTGCTCCAGAGACAGGTCTTGAGGTTGCAAAGGGAACTAGAGGAGACAAATGCTGATCTCATGAGGTACGCTAGTTGTCTTGGTGGTGAAACGACGT